In Nocardia sp. NBC_01327, the genomic stretch TACTGGATCCAGCGCGCCAAGGCCGACGGAATGAACGTCATCGGCTACAACTACTGGAGCCTCACCGATAATTACGAATGGGGCTCCTACACACCGCGATTCGGCCTCTACACCGTCGATGTGCTGACTGATCCCACCCTCACCCGTCAGCCCACCGACGCCGTCCCGGCCTACACCGCCATCACCCACGACGGCGGCGTCCCGGCTGATTATCGCCCGACCCGCAACCCGCAGCCCTGCTCGCTGGTCGATGCCCTCTCCAGCTGCACCGATCCGGTGACCGTGCCGCGCTGATCGGTGCCCGTCAGCGCAGCGCCGGAATCACTTCCCGCTCGAACAGTTCGATACCCGAGGTGTCATAGGCCAGTTCGGGGAAGTAGTGGATGGCGTAGGAGAGGCCGAGAGCCTTGGTGCGGCTGAGCTTTTCGACGACCTGCTCCGGGGTGCCGACGGCCGGGCTGCTGCGGAAGAGGTTGTCCACGTGGCCCTTCGCCGTCTCGGCGCCGAGGATCGGGGTGAAGCGATCCTGCAGGGCGGCGAGGCGGTCCCGCACCTCGGCCTCGGTGGCGCCGATGACCGTATTGAAGTTCGAACTGCGGGTGATGGCATCGAAATCGGTGCCGACCGCGGCACAGTGGCCGCGCAGCAGTTCGGACTTGTGCGCGAATTCGGCCGGATCCCCGGAGAAGTTGGTGTACTGCGCGTACTTCGCCGCAATGCGCAGTGTCACCTTCTCACCGCCACCCGCGATCCAGATCGGAATGCCGCCCTCCTGCAACGGAAGTGGGCGGACAATGGCGCCGTCGACCTGGTAGTGCTTACCGTCGAGCGTGACCGACCCCTCGGTCCAGGCCTGCTTGAAGATCTGCACACCCTCGTCCAGCCGGCCCAGACGCTCACCGGCGGGCGGGAATCCATAGCCGTAGGCGCGCCATTCGTGCTCGTACCAGCCGCCGCCGATGCCCATTTCGAGGCGTCCGCCGGAGATCAGATCCACCGTCGCCGCCACCTTGGCCAGATAGGCCGGATTGCGGTAGCTGATGGCGGTGCACATCTGCCCCAGCCGAATTCGCGAGGTGCTGGCGGCGAAGGCCGACATCAGCGTCCAAGCCTCGTGGGTGGCCTCCTCGGTGGGCTCCGGCACGGTGTGGAAGTGGTCGTACACCCAGACCGACTCCCAGGCCTCCGTCGCATCGGCGCGCAGGGCGAGGTCGCGCATCACGCCCCACTGCTGCGCCGGGTCGATGCCGACCAGGTCGAGCCGCCAGCCCTGGGGAATGAAATGGCCGAAGCGCACGAGTGACTCCTCCGTTTGATCTTGGTCTGCGAATACCGCGCACCACTGTTCCCGCTCCACGGCGGATGGGCAACCATTCGGCGCTGGGCGCGCCTAATGCTGGTGTCCGGGTCGTCCCGAAACCGGGAGATGTCGTCCGGGGACGAACTAGAATTCTGCGGCAGCGATCATCCCGTGTTCGCACGTCTAGGGGAGGGAGCTCGACTGTGGGCTCAATACAGTTGAAGGCGCCGGACGGGCCCGTCGAGGCCCACCTGGAAACGCCTGCCGGCGACGGACCGTGGCCGGGGGTGGTGGTCCTGCACGACATGGTCGGAGTCCACACCGCGATGCGCGAGACCACCCGGATGCTGGCTGACAACGGCTATCTGGCCCTCGCCCCGAACCTGTTCTCCCGCGGCGCGGTCCGGTGTGTGCCGAGCATGATCCGGGACCTGATGTTCAGCGGTAAGGGCGCGACGGTGCGCGATATTCTCGCCGCCCGCGACCAGCTCACCGCGGATCCGAACTGCACGGGCAAGATCGCGGTGGTGGGTTTCTGCCTCGGTGGCGGGTTCGCCCTGCTGGTCGCGCCCGAGGGCTTCGATGCCGCGGCCCCGTTCTACCCGGCCGGTCGTGCCAAATATGAAGAAGTTCTGCGCGGCGCGTGCCCCGTGGTCGCCAGTTACGGTTCGCGCGATCCGCAGAATATCGGCGGCGGTACCAAGCTCGAGCATGCGCTCACCGACCTCGGCATCGAGCACGATGTGAAGACCTATCCGGGTGTCGGGCACTCCTTCGCCGACCACCATCCCGGCCAGCCGCTGGTCCGCGTACTGGGCCTCGGCTACGACGAGGACGCCACCCGCGATGCCTGGTCGCGCATCTTCGCCTTCTTCGACACCCATCTGTCACCCGGCGACCAGCCCGGCGGACCGAACGCGTAACCGGCCCAGTCCCGAATCCTCCTGCTGGAGCGCAGGTCTCGCCAGAGCGCGCCGAATTCGTAGTACTGCAGGGTGAATACGCTGGTGCTCTCGATATTCTTGGTCAAACCGTAGGTGGGCCGGAAGGTTTCGGCGCGGAAGGTGCCGAACAGCCGGTCCCACAGAATGAAGATGCCGCCGTAATTGCGGTCCAGGTATTCCGCATCGCTGGCGTGATGCACCCGGTGGTGCGAGGGCGTATTGAAGACGAACTCGAACCAGCGCGGCAGCTTCCCGATGGTCTCGGTATGCACCCAGAACTGGTAGATCAGATTGCAGGACCACGCCGTGAACACCATCCACGGCGGCACGCCCAGCAGTGGCAGCGGAATCCACGCCAGCAGTTCGAACCACGGATTCCACTTCTGCCGCAGGGCCGTCGCGTAATTGAAGTACCGGCTGTTGTGGTGCACCTGATGCGCCGCCCACACCACCCGAACCCGGTGTGACGTGCGGTGATACCCGTACCACAGCAGATCCACCGCCAGCATCACACCGATCCAGCTGAGCGGGTTGCGCGGATCGATATGCCAGGGCGCGTGCACATAGAGCACCGCGTACCCGATCAGCGCGACGAACTTGGCCGCCCCGCTGACGAACACCGATACCGCGCCCATGACCAGGCTGTTGCGCGCATCGCCCTTCTCGTAGCCCGCCCGCTCCTCGCCGTGCGCGCGCAGCGAGAGGATCTCGACGACCAGGGCGAGCACGAAGAACGGGATCGCATACGTCACGGGTTGATTGATCTGGTCCCACAGGTCCACGGCGACCGCTCCACTCCCGCGCCGATGCCCGCGCACTCACTACATCTGCACCGACTGTAAGGCTCGCGGCGTTATCTCCGGAAGGGGCTCAGTCGCGGCGGCAGCGGGTGATGAGAGCGAGGCAGGCTGTGGCGGCCAGCGCGAGCACCGTGAACATGGCGGGATAGCCGACGCCGGTGCCGTCGTGCAGCATGGCCATGACCGCCGGGAAACCGAAGCCGAGGTAGCTGACCGCGTAGAAGACCGCGGTGAGTCCGGCGAGG encodes the following:
- a CDS encoding LLM class F420-dependent oxidoreductase encodes the protein MRFGHFIPQGWRLDLVGIDPAQQWGVMRDLALRADATEAWESVWVYDHFHTVPEPTEEATHEAWTLMSAFAASTSRIRLGQMCTAISYRNPAYLAKVAATVDLISGGRLEMGIGGGWYEHEWRAYGYGFPPAGERLGRLDEGVQIFKQAWTEGSVTLDGKHYQVDGAIVRPLPLQEGGIPIWIAGGGEKVTLRIAAKYAQYTNFSGDPAEFAHKSELLRGHCAAVGTDFDAITRSSNFNTVIGATEAEVRDRLAALQDRFTPILGAETAKGHVDNLFRSSPAVGTPEQVVEKLSRTKALGLSYAIHYFPELAYDTSGIELFEREVIPALR
- a CDS encoding dienelactone hydrolase family protein; its protein translation is MGSIQLKAPDGPVEAHLETPAGDGPWPGVVVLHDMVGVHTAMRETTRMLADNGYLALAPNLFSRGAVRCVPSMIRDLMFSGKGATVRDILAARDQLTADPNCTGKIAVVGFCLGGGFALLVAPEGFDAAAPFYPAGRAKYEEVLRGACPVVASYGSRDPQNIGGGTKLEHALTDLGIEHDVKTYPGVGHSFADHHPGQPLVRVLGLGYDEDATRDAWSRIFAFFDTHLSPGDQPGGPNA
- a CDS encoding sterol desaturase family protein — its product is MDLWDQINQPVTYAIPFFVLALVVEILSLRAHGEERAGYEKGDARNSLVMGAVSVFVSGAAKFVALIGYAVLYVHAPWHIDPRNPLSWIGVMLAVDLLWYGYHRTSHRVRVVWAAHQVHHNSRYFNYATALRQKWNPWFELLAWIPLPLLGVPPWMVFTAWSCNLIYQFWVHTETIGKLPRWFEFVFNTPSHHRVHHASDAEYLDRNYGGIFILWDRLFGTFRAETFRPTYGLTKNIESTSVFTLQYYEFGALWRDLRSSRRIRDWAGYAFGPPGWSPGDRWVSKKAKMRDQASRVASSS